Proteins encoded by one window of Arabidopsis thaliana chromosome 2, partial sequence:
- a CDS encoding WRC protein (CONTAINS InterPro DOMAIN/s: WRC (InterPro:IPR014977); Has 219 Blast hits to 219 proteins in 19 species: Archae - 0; Bacteria - 0; Metazoa - 3; Fungi - 0; Plants - 215; Viruses - 0; Other Eukaryotes - 1 (source: NCBI BLink).), which translates to MRIRKRQVPLPLSSLLPVPLSDLYFNRSPTATARYFRGGYKDGGDDFGSLQLSLPPPSQISDRLIQRDLIKKKEEVKALDDDNGDVDVKSRTDASGSKNVNPRGESVSSIQVVEKNEKVVSLRKRRGFINFEDYEDEEDEEASGGGGRINKGKKKAKKSGGGLEEGSRCSRVNGRGWRCCQQTLVGYSLCEHHLGKGRVRSMNKSGGGRGGEKKAVVVEVKKKRVKLGMVKARSISSLLGQTSTSGGTSGDVDQGEISAPADQFAACDK; encoded by the exons ATGAGGATCCGGAAACGACAAGTGCCTCTTCCTTTATCGTCTCTATTACCAGTTCCTCTATCAGATCTCTACTTTAACCGCTCACCGACGGCCACCGCGAGATACTTTCGCGGTGGTTATAAAGACGGCGGTGATGATTTTGGTTCTCTTCAGCTTTCGCTTCCGCCGCCGTCGCAGATTTCTGATCGGCTTATTcaaagagatttgataaagaagaaggaggaggtcAAGGCTTTG GATGATGATAATGGTGATGTAGACGTCAAGAGTCGTACTGATGCATCGGGCAG CAAGAATGTTAATCCCCGAGGAGAATCCGTCTCTTCAATACAAG tTGTCGAGAAGAATGAAAAGGTTGTGTCtttgaggaagagaagaggctTTATCAACTTTGAGGATTAcgaagatgaggaagatgaagaagctagTGGCGGTGGAGGCCGTATTAataaagggaaaaagaaagcGAAAAAGAGCGGTGGTGGGTTAGAGGAAGGATCACGGTGCAGCCGTGTTAACGGTAGAGGATGGAGATGTTGTCAGCAAACGCTTGTTGGTTATTCTCTTTGTGAGCATCATCTCGGTAAAGGAAGGGTAAGGAGCATGAACAAGAGTGGTGGTGGTCGTGGCGGCGAGAAAaaggcggtggtggtggaagtgaagaagaagagagtaaagCTTGGCATGGTAAAGGCACGTTCAATAAGTAGTTTGCTTGGACAAACCAGCACTAGTGGTGGTACTAGTGGTGATGTTGATCAGGGTGAGATAAGTGCACCTGCTGATCAGTTCGCTGCATGTGATAAGTAG
- a CDS encoding RING/U-box superfamily protein (RING/U-box superfamily protein; FUNCTIONS IN: zinc ion binding; EXPRESSED IN: 24 plant structures; EXPRESSED DURING: 15 growth stages; CONTAINS InterPro DOMAIN/s: Zinc finger, RING-type, conserved site (InterPro:IPR017907), Zinc finger, RING-type (InterPro:IPR001841), Zinc finger, C3HC4 RING-type (InterPro:IPR018957); BEST Arabidopsis thaliana protein match is: RING/U-box superfamily protein (TAIR:AT3G58030.4); Has 5667 Blast hits to 5631 proteins in 406 species: Archae - 0; Bacteria - 6; Metazoa - 3361; Fungi - 638; Plants - 1015; Viruses - 19; Other Eukaryotes - 628 (source: NCBI BLink).), whose protein sequence is MGEEISSTVNLDLNLGPDPELGLEPATNYARSDWGNGLAARESESLRRFRSRYRSRFRRIDMLPVLAETHSPAMELSQLLITSGNVVALPAGEGSMASGERVIEDSKKCENGSKVMAEDNVTEEKRDVEKSVGSDGSFFDCYICLDLSKDPVVTNCGHLYCWSCLYQWLQVSEAKECPVCKGEVSVKTVTPIYGRGIQKRESEEVSNTKIPSRPQARRTESLRTTLNRSGHIPTEIFRHLQDRLERESSTGERRARPSLNRFMTSRGVRAEENQSSEALVEPSSDEINDIDLILNNAPENEEENENLSSSRALATQRRWAQMYGRVSSFTLSSAERLADTYLITHALGRNQEQNSSPPVGVEDRDSFSSIVGVINSESQVETAAEINSMLTVSTSSSVRRHENSSRVSDVDSADSRPLRRRRRLA, encoded by the coding sequence ATGGGTGAAGAGATATCTAGCACTGTGAACCTGGATTTGAATCTGGGTCCTGATCCTGAGTTAGGTCTCGAGCCAGCGACGAATTATGCTCGGTCTGATTGGGGTAATGGACTTGCTGCTAGGGAATCCGAATCTCTGAGAAGGTTTAGAAGTCGGTACCGGTCACGTTTCAGACGGATTGATATGCTTCCGGTTCTTGCTGAGACACATAGCCCGGCGATGGAATTGAGTCAGTTGTTGATCACTTCTGGAAATGTAGTTGCTTTGCCTGCTGGTGAGGGAAGCATGGCTAGTGGAGAAAGGGTCATCGAGGACTCCAAAAAGTGCGAGAATGGGAGCAAAGTGATGGCAGAAGACAATGTAACAGAGGAGAAAAGAGATGTTGAGAAGAGCGTTGGCAGCGATGGGAGCTTTTTCGattgttatatatgtttggATTTGTCCAAGGATCCAGTTGTTACTAATTGTGGCCACCTTTACTGTTGGTCTTGCCTTTACCAGTGGCTACAGGTTTCAGAGGCAAAAGAATGCCCGGTTTGTAAAGGGGAGGTATCTGTGAAAACAGTGACTCCAATCTATGGACGTGGGATACAGAAAAGAGAATCTGAGGAGGTTTCAAACACCAAGATCCCTTCGAGACCCCAAGCACGACGCACAGAGAGTTTGAGGACTACACTTAACAGGTCAGGTCATATACCAACGGAAATATTTAGACATTTGCAGGATAGGCTTGAAAGGGAATCTAGTACAGGAGAAAGACGCGCCAGACCATCTCTTAACCGGTTTATGACTTCGAGGGGAGTTAGAGCAGAGGAGAACCAGTCTAGTGAAGCACTGGTTGAACCTTCATCAGATGAGATTAACGATATTGATCTGATCTTAAATAATGCCCCTGAAAATGAAGAGGAAAACGAAAACCTAAGCTCGTCACGTGCTTTGGCAACCCAGAGACGATGGGCACAGATGTATGGGAGGGTGTCGTCGTTTACTTTGAGCTCTGCTGAAAGATTAGCGGATACTTATTTGATAACACATGCATTGGGGAGGAACCAAGAACAAAACAGCAGTCCTCCTGTTGGTGTTGAAGACAGGGATTCGTTCTCAAGCATAGTAGGTGTGATAAACTCGGAGAGTCAAGTTGAAACGGCGGCTGAGATTAATTCAATGTTGACTGTATCGACTTCTTCGTCTGTTAGAAGACATGAGAACAGTTCAAGGGTCTCTGATGTTGACAGTGCAGATTCTCGTCCactgaggagaagaaggagattaGCTTAG